TGAAACAGTTTTGCATGTTCCTCCACTGGAGAATTCAAAAAGCTTTCAGGCTAGAAGAGGACTGATTTTAAACCCCAACGAGTATATATCCTCAAATTCGTATCAAATTGCTGCCCTTCCTTCTCAGTGACCAAATAGAAGACCAGTGAAGTAAAAACCTAATAGAACATTCCCCCCAAACCACACtggttttttcttcccattgaTAATAGCTGATATTGCTCCTCTGTGCTGAACAAAATGAAGTCAAATACAGCAATATGCAAATGCTAATTTATAACAACTTGCCTACACCACAGCCTTCAGAATTTATCCTGGTAGCCTGCTCtaagacttttttttgtttggacaAGATTCAGTCTTCAGATAGAGGAACAACTTAAATTAAATTACTGGATCATTATTACATGGCAATTCTTGGTTTTGCTAGTGTGGAGTTTCTCAGGCAGAGGAAGCTTTGAAACTATGTTTGGTAATGCACCTGAAATGCCCGCTTCTAGAGCTAGGAAGACCTATCAGACTTGCCAAGCAGATGGACAATGGGTTTTAGCTTGTCCACACAAGGTACACAAAGTCCTTGGGCCAGGGAAAGCAGATACTGTTCTCCAAGGCAACAGCTATATTGTGTGACAACAGAAAGGAAGGTGCTTTCCATGCCAAATGGTAATGTGCAGAATTTATTTGATCAGTACTTGTGCTGCAGAAATGTGGACTGCCCTAAGGATCAAGCTGTCATGTCCCAGCAAAAACACAGTTAAGACTACAGGGAGTCCCCATGCCACTCTTCCAACTCCAACATCAAGCCATAATGCAACCTTTCTTCAGTAAGCACTCTGTGCTATGCTGCTATTTAAACTGTTACCTTACAAAGTGATTAGGTTGATCTGAAATAGCACCATCAGACCAGAAGAGCAAGCTCCTGCAAGAATAAACATACCTTACAATTCATAAAACCAACCtcaaaacagaattaaagcccttgtattttaaaatcaacatATGCAACAAAACTCAGTACTCTAATTTGCAAAGTCCCATAATGTAAGGGAGCTTAAGTAGGACTTTTACAGATTATCATGCTCCAAAGAGCCACAGGATTAATTTAGAAACTTTCTAaatcaaaagaagaaatcaCTGGTACCAGACAATATCTTCAGATTGCCTGGAAAATTACACTATAATTAGAGTAACAGAGAGCAAATCAAAGTAATTTATCAATTGTAACCTATTTACACTGAAATATGAAACAATACCTTTGAGCATTTAGCAAAGGTGAAGGAGGAACACAGTACAGAGAGTGTACCGGGTACCATGACATAGAAAATTTTAGTATTAATCAGTAAGTACTGGGTACAATTAATTTCCACATGCCTTTTCCTGGGAAATTCACTCTGAGTAGTCATATAAGTAAGGAAATCAATACAGAAGACTAGTCTAAACCCCTTTTCTTACTTGAAGCTCACAAACATAACTAACAACACAGCCAGCAAGGGAAATGCTTTCAATGCCTTCATGGACTGGAAGACTCTCCTTCTGCTTTGTCAAGAACAGTTTTGTACATAGAGATTTCTGGGTCATGAGACTGACAGACCAGTGGAGTGACTTTGGATCATTTGTTTATGAAGCAATATCTGCAACACTTATTCCCAAGCATATTAATCAATGGTCTACTGACAAGCGATAAGTGCTGTGCTTGCACTGTGAGGTTTGTAACTACTATCTCTGTGGCCTCATccatacagaacagaaaaaatgaagcaagtTCCTTTTAATTAATACCTGTAAGCcactttcatttcaaagctATCACATGGACAGGCAAGCCAAAGCAACAGGAGATTCAGGCAGGACTTATAACTGCAAAAACGGAATTCTGGTTTCTTGTAGAAGTCTACAAGCATTTTGCTGAGACAGCAACTGGCTTTGGTTTACCTAATAGCAGTAATCTTCCAGACTTCCAAGTCTCCTGGATAACCACTATGCTTACCATTTAAACATGTGAACCTAATGACTTAGAACTGTAACATTTGAGGCAAAAGCAATCGAGTAACAACATAAAAAGCTCATTAGACGCAACCAACAGCTTCTGCCACTGGAGCAGAACAGCCTTGGGGGGTGTTCTTAAGCCTTACAGGTGATTTCCAGGATGACCaagaacctgtggctgccccatccctggcagtgttcaaggccaggctggacagggcttggagcaacctggcctagtggaaggtgcccctgcccagggcagggggttggaaatggatgaactttaaggtcccctccaacccaaaccattgtgcAATTCATTCTATGATACTGTTTCTAAACTTGATAGCTCTATATTTTTCTAAAGAGTGACAGTACTTTGTCGCAATTTTATTAACGTGAGTAATAAGTTATTACTTCAATAGTCTTTTCCATCAATTTCATCTGCTTTGGATAGACCACACTGAGTCTTTTCATTCTTAAATAGAAGTCTCAGCCACATGTGGgaggaaaatgttttaattatatCCCCTATACCCAGTAGTTAGCTGAATGTACTCCTCCATGTTCGCTTCTGACAACTTGTTCATGCTGCAGAGCTACCTATGACTGATGTGGACTGTGCCATGCCTTAGATACCACTGACAGAATTCATTAAGTACTGATTATGAGGGAGAGGTAAGAAAAGGAACGGGGGAGGCAGTTACTGGCTGCACTAACAGcttatttaacatcttcagTGCATTTTACTCTGTGTGTTCTGTGTTAACACTTGCAAGAAACCTGCTTTGTCTTTTCATAGAATGATTacagaatagtttgagttggaagggacctcaaaaatcatctaattccacccccctgccactgagggggcaccttccactagaccaggctgcttcaagccctctccaacctggccttgagcactgcgagggatggggcagccacagcttctctgggcaccctgtgccagggcctcagcaccctcacagggaagaacttctgcctaagatctcaatctcccctctgtcaggttaaagcccttgtcctgtcactacaggccctggtcAAAaccccctctccagatttcttgcaggcaCATTTAGGAACGGTAAGATTGTTAACACGGAAAATagttaacagaaaaatatttacaacgtttccagattatttttaaatctccaTTCCATGCTTGGAAAAGCAGAGCCCACTTCCCAAGTGACTGGGGGCTGCATAAGGACACGCTCCCGTATGTGTCCAGTGACACAGTTAAGAGGCAAAGACAAAGCTATTCCGGCCGGTTCCGACCCCGCGGCAAACCGGCCTAACCCCGAGCCCAGGCCGCTGACAGACCGCGGCCCACTGTCTGTGCAGCTCAGGCCTCAGCTCCATCACCGTCCTCCCTCCCGCCACCCACCGCAGCGACAAGTCCCCGGCCCCACAGAGGCGCGGGCCGAGCGGCCGGGCCCCGCTGTGCGGAAGGCAGGACTGCGGCTCCGCTTCCCAGCCAGCAGCCCCGGCTCCGCGCCCAGCCCCTCCGCGGCCCCCGCCGCACTCACCGCCGAGGACGACCCTGGCCGCCACTCCCCGCCGGGCGCCACTTCCGCCTTCTCCGTAAAGAGGCGCAGGACGCGCCGAGCAAGAAGGGCGCTCCGACGCGCCACAGCCGCTACAGCGCCCCCTGCCGTCGCGGAAGGAGATAAGCACTAGGGTTAGGCGCGCGGGGCCGGCTCTGCAGAGCGGTACGGCGGAGGCGGGTTGGGGCGGTTCTGTGCGCTGCGCTATCCCCCACTCCGGGAGCCAGCGGGCAGGAGACCCCCTGCATCCACCCCATGGCCTGACCTCGGTTCGCCGCCTGATGGCATCGgctttcccctctgcctgccGCCGGGGCCGGGACCCGGCGCCGTGCTGCTCCGGGGCACTGCGCACGCGCTGGCCACGGAAGGCGCGCCGGAGGGACCAAAATCGGCGCGTGAATGCCGGGCTGCGGCCACAGGAAAGCAACGCTCGCGAGGGCCCCGCGGCCGTGGATCCGCGGCATTCCGCACCGGAGGGAAGCGCCGGCCCACAGCCGCCGCAGGCTCGCCCCGCTGGTACCGGCGGAGTGTAAGAGCTCCACCACGCATGCGTGGAGCTCGAGCTGCAGTACCGCAGTTTGGCCACATTATGGCAGGAGCGAGGGGCGCTCGGCGCCGTGCCGCGCCCTCCTCACCTGCAGTACCTAACGTAGGACACATGATGGCAGCAATGAGCAGAGCCCAGCGCCGCACCTCAAAACCGCTCTTGGAAACTGTTCCAACGCCTCAGACCTGTATCCACAGGCTTTAATTGTCCTTAaacttttccccctcctccaaaTTCCTAAGCTTTTTTGTGCTGTGAAACCCTTTTAGGGGGTGGGACTCCCCTCATGACCCCTGTTATTCccatcttttctgcttctgtacCGTATATGCAGTCCACTGACATTGGGGCGTCCCAAATGATATCTTGATCCCCCAGATTTCCTCATTCTTATTCACCTCCCCAAAAAGGGCACAAACCAGCTGGCAACTTGCTACTTTAATAAGGCCATTTACATATGCACAAGCCCTTCTGCCTCCCCACAGAGGGGCTCCACTAGAAAAATGAAGGGGAGGCAGCCCCACCTGCAACAGTTGCAGCCCCATCTCTTGCTGGGGATCTGCTCTGTGATGTTCCCCCTCCACTCCCACCCTGCAGCACTACTATCACCCATTAGCCCCTCTGTCCAGAACTGAATCCCTCCAGGCTGCTCCCAGTGCTTGGACATCCCTGCATGCCTGTGTGTGACATCTGTACTGTCCTAGTGCACCACCTTCCCCTActagcactgcagtgctgcatcctcctccagccccagtgcGGGTCTCCCCAGGTGCTGTCTTGGTGCACGCCTGGGCTTACCTACCATGTGCCACGTTGTCTGGGGTGTTCTCAGTTGCTGGGATGTCCTGCATGTGCAGGACCTGCAGCCCCAAATGTGGACTCTTCTTCACCTTGTCTGCAGTTTCAGCCACAGTCTTGATTCCTGCTGGCAATGCTTGTCCCAGACTGACCCTAACACAACCCTGAGTAGCACAGCCCAATCCAGCACATGGCCTCTGTGATCAGCACAGTCCTTCACTCCCAAGCTCAGGTGCAGCTGGTACAATGCCCACAGCTGAAGCCCTTACCACCACCATTAACCTCCGAGACTGGGGATACCAAAGCTTGGGTAGTAGAGGCATGTCCTGGCTCCTGAGAGCAGTTTGCTGGAAATTAAAGAGAGAGGCCTGGGATgcacaaaagggaaaaagctaTATTTAAGAGAAAAGAGAGTAAATGCAGAGAACTTTGTGACAAAATGCTATATAAACACACAGCCCTGGGTATGCAGAAAGGCACACAGAGGTCTAAGGGCAACCCAGAATTGTGGACTGAGGGATTCAGAGGGCAAACAGAGGGCTCTGGTGCACTACAAAATACAGAGAAGGGTTGTGGCACATACCAAAAAGGCCATAATGCATCCCATGGGCATCAATATGGCTGATTAAAGTTGCTTTCAAGGACTCCCCATTCCTGTCAAAACCCTACCTTTCAGACCGCACAAAGGGACCTTGTGAGAGAGTGATCCAAAATCATACTCCACTGTCCATTGTTTCAAAGATTGGTATGagaagctgtcctgggttccgcagtagcagtcatttctctccttcttagtagctggtgcagtgctgtgcttttgactttcagcctgggaacagcgctgataacacccatgtttttagttgctgctcagtaatgtttactctgaccaaggactttgtgagcctcatgctctgccagggaggaggggaagccggaaggaagcaaagacaggacacctgacccaagctagccaaaggggtattccatatcacagcatgtcatggccagtatagaaactgtggggagttacctggaagggcaagATCGCTgttcgggttgggctgggtatcggttggtgggtggtgagcagttgtattctcttcccttgttatatctcttatcattattatcattggtggtagcagcagtggtttgtgttatatcttagttactggactgttcttatctcaaacccTGGGATTTatgttctttcaattctcctctccatccctctgggaaggGGGGGCGGGGGAGGAAGAAATGGGGGCAGTGAGCAAGTGACTGCCAGGTTCtcagttaccagctgggcttaaaacacaacagaagaTGAGATGGAATTCCACCAATCTCTTATCTCAGAGATGGATGGGAGGAGTTAAGATAACCAATATCcattgcctgggagaagggtgTAAAGAGCTGAAATGGGACTGCACCCTCCATTGCCTGAGGGATGAGTGGGATAGAGCTAAGTCTCTTCCATCCATTATCTGGAGGAATGGTGTGAGGAATCCCTGCCCATTATCCCATGAATTGCTGCAGACAGGTGCAGTTGAAAGGCTGGCTGCAAGAGCAGGGAAGCTGGTGCACCAGGAACATATAAGACGtgacatgaagaacagaggtactCCCCCCAGCTCAttataaaaggaggaaaaggtaaTCACAAAAAGGTAAAATAGTCAAACGAATCACACCTGGAATCAAAAAAATGTCTCATGTTCCTGTCCAAACCTGGAAAGGACAGGAGTCTGAACCTTTTTGCCGGCTTCCGGGAGTCCCATGGGTTAAGcaaatttgattttatttgttatGTGGCTTTGCTATGTGTTTAGTTTTGCCTTGTATTATTCCTTGTCTCGTTCAATTAATTTGGAGTGTTGTAACAAACATGCAATTCGTAACTACTGCATCTCCCGAGGGAACTAAACAAATCAGATTAACATGTCCACAAAATACTTGACTTCGTTTGCGTCTTAATTTCACTCTCGGGATCATGAACGAAACAGAGTCCAGCACTGGGCTTTTCTCCAGGTGGACCCTGACCCTTTGACAGAGCCCCTGCTCAGCCACATGTATCGCTCAAGTCCAGATTCACTCATTGTGATCTTTGATCCGGGCTGTGACACACTTTTATAAATGTAATGAAAAGGTCATCagtatttaaaaactgaagattATGGATATTATCCTCTTCCTAGTGGGGGCTGTGGGCAAGAGATGGAAAGAGTTGCAGAGGGAGTACTGTCAGAAGGCTCTGTTTTTCAGTTGAGTGGAAATAGAGTGGCTGTGGTAGGCAGGACTGATTTCCCATGAGATTAAATGGATTTACAGTCTGTCCTCTTGTATGCTACAAGGAGCCTATCCGAACCATCCGCAATGgagttttaaataaataccaattttttaatgaaaatttcacaccattttcttctctgctgtattGACATGCTGACAGCCAACGCATGGGACCACCTGCCCGGAAAAACTGAATGTGTGCCTGCAGCATGGCACAGGCAGTTTGCACTAGATGCTCTTTGGAAGCCCCTTCCAACTCAACTAGTCTAGTCCAGCGTTTTCTTCTTCCtaccttctcctttccctaGCAATTCATGGTGGGAAAATCTCTGACACCATTTCTTCCCAACCTTGCACTAGCAGAAGGCATTGAATACTCACAAGCATGTCCCGGTCAAGGCATTGACTCTGTCACCCTCTGGGAAGGAGGTGTGTACCTTCCGAAGGGGTAAGAGCTGTGGATTGTCTTGAGATGGTTTGACCAACTGGTCTGCTTTCAAAAAGCCAGTGTGGAACCTGTTCTTTGGAAGTCTTGTGAGTTCATCCCGTTGAGCTGGGTTTCCACATCTCTGACACTAGCAATGCTCAAGCCTCAGTTTGAAGCAGGACATGCTCCTCAGCCAAATGGCTACAAATCTTTTGGAGGTGAGCGATACCTGCTCAGTTCCTTatgaatttggttttatttcctcatGCTCATTTCCAGAAACGCCTGAGctgtttcctttggaaaaacatGCTGAAACACAATAACCTTAGAACAACATCAGAGAGTAAATGAACCTCAGTTTTCAGATTTAAGaaaactgttatttctttttttttttctttttcagtttgttcAGTATGAATTAATCTAGTGAAATTCATCTTTACAAAACTTTCTCCTTTTGTCAAAAGTTGGCATTACCTTTAATTCGTTTTGAAGGTTGGATTTCCAGGCCAGCGAGTTTCAGCAAGAGCCCTGCCTGAACTTTTGAGGGCTGCTTATTGACCTCTCTACACAATACAATAGCATTGGCTTTCTTTGTTGTTTAATTGTGTGGCACATGGTATATTCCAAGAATGCCTTTTTCTAATGAGGAGACTCAATCTGTATTTGCATCAAAAGCCTTTATtcgttaattaaaaaaattgcacATCCTTTTGCAGTAAAAGATCTCGAAGCATTTCTAAGGtggctttttatatttttatattatattttatatttttatatatatatttttttttttttatttctgtgtttgtaatTTTACAGGTGAGGAACAGGAAGCCAGATAGTGGAATCTGCCATTGACCCATAGTGGCACAGTTCCAACACACCTTACTTTCAGCCTGAGGATATCTTTTCTTTAACTGTGCTTCCTATGGCTTCTGCATCACAGAAATAATGCTATAGTCTTTAAGGCTGCTTAGAATGATTAGTTTATTTGCTAAAAGCAGAGTAGCACTGTTGCAACTCAGCAGTCCATGCACTCTTAGCTGGAACTACTTTTCAAGATCATTCCCTGATGTCTGGCTGCTCTGTTGAAGTTACTTTTGAACAGACCAACAGCTCTTTCAGTGTAAAGAACAAAATGGGCTTTCTGTGCAAACAGCTATGGATTGCCTTTCAAGCGccattttttttgttcttgttgttaCTAAACAAAGATGCAGCTATCATCAAATCCAAAAAACCTGCATTTCACAAGTAAAGACCTagggtttgtttgtgggttttttgtttgtttgttttggtgttttgcttgtttgtttggttttaattttatttttgaaacaaaaatgcatttgtatttGCCCAGAGTTCATCTGGTACTTAGAAATCCACAAATGACCACTGACATGCCCTCACATGCACCACTATGCTCATCAGGGCCACCTTTTCTGTATAGGTATTTTGCTGGAGTCATATGAAGAGGATTCTGTTATGGGTGGTGGAAATGCTTTGAAGTATTGAGAAAATGCCTCACAACTAGATGCTGAATGAGTGATATgtaaaactttttaaaatagtGTCTGATGCAGAAGATATCATCTAGGAACATTCCTTCTGACACACAGGCAGTGatacactgggaaaaaaaagaaaggtggcAAATTGAAGCTGTCAGAAGTGAATATTTAACTGCAGCTAATGTATTAGCAGGATCAAAATTGGACTGTACAGCTGTATGGATAACTAAAGTGTGGAAATGTCATGGAAATATTCTAGATGTTCAACGATAATGAATAGCCTTGATATAATGGGCAAGAACCATATGTTAGAAATAAACCTTATTTCTGAGGATGTATACCTCTAtgctttgtaataaaataaacctCTCCTTTTAAATTATCTTTATAGATAATTTCCCTGGAAGCATGTGATTTTCTAGTGCTTACAAGGCTTCCTACAGTGAGCTTCAGGGTAGGGAAAGTTGTCAAGTAATTTGTATTGGACGGGAAGGACTTCTGATTTGATTTCTGTGGTGCTGAAGTGGAATATGTAGTTCTGACAGGAAAAGAATGTGGCAGAAATGGATtggatttttgtgttttggtttgtttggtttggggttgtgggttattttggttttttgtggtgggtttttttgtttgtttgttttgtttgttttttggggttttgtttgtttgtttttttctttctaattatcTTTAGTCTTTTAGACTGATTTGgcagtgtgtgtatgtatgtggtGTTGGATCATCATGTAACTCATATTAACAGAGTCCTTACATGCTATTAATTGGACATTAGTTTAAGATCACTGGGTATGAAAGCCTAAATGAATGTAAAATAGGTGAAAGTTGTAACAAACGGgaataatgtaattttaatacattttactgATCACCTTGACGTGGGGCTGATAGCTTTTAAGTGTACTTGAAAAGTTGCTAAGCATTCTAAactttttgctttgtgtgcagcTTATAAATGATCTGGGATCCATCACCCCAAGCAAagagttgtttttctttaggATTGTAATGTATAGTGGAATGGCTACCTTGACGCTTTGGAAAATGCAGCACTGAGATTTCATAAGTATTTACAGCACCTAAAACATCATAAACACATTGTATGCGAGAGGTGCCTCCACTTGGAATGTTGTACACAACATAGAGTGTGTTGCATGTCATGAAAGCTGCTTCAGCATCCTTGCTATTGCATGATGTGTCCCAGGTGTGCTCTACTGCCATGGTTATGTGGTTGATTTTAGTGATTACAATGTTTCCTTCAGTCTCTGGTTCTGCATGTATTGCCCAGAGCCCTTGCTCATCAATGGCAAGATCTATTTTTGTGGGTGGAGAAAGCTGATAAGCAGGAATTCTTCCAGCCCCTGGCAATAGCATTTGGTCAgttatgtttcttttctggatattgaatttaattatttcatttaaggAGCCGTATCTGTGATAGAACAGGAAACCCTGATATATGATGTGGCCAGTTCCTTGCCAGGGAAATGGCAAGGTGACTTTGCGAGCTTTTAGCATATGATTGCTTTCCATGAATGTCATGATATTTGCAAATTCCAAAATAACATTATTTACAGAACCATTTAATAAATAGATCTTTGCATGCTTTTTGCCAGGATCTTTCATCCAAGAGCCATGCTTATCTCCAGTCTTCTTAAATATCTTTAGGGACTTAATACCTGCAAGCATGTGGTCACAACCTGCAAAGAAACACccaaatacaagaaaataaattattcgaatttttctttgaattactTAGTTTCCTTTTAATCCTACTAGAAGATGTAcgttaatataacagtaaagGTGTCAGCAACAAGGCTATGCTAAGTAGTGTTGAAGCTAATTTTACTTAATATATTCAGCATCTCCTCCTAACGAAACTGCATATCTTCATTACAATAGTGTGTTGTTTTCTACTCTATTAGACCAGTGTTATCCAAAAAAGATTCTATTTGTGTACCTGAAAAGTGAGCAAGAGCATAgtcagtgattctatgattattccTGTCAGATCTTACAGGGCTTCAATTTTTACTTCAGAGAAGTTACTTCTGCTTTAAATCAACATAGTAAAATAATCAAACTTATTTCTTATGAAGGCATACTaattaaaatccatttttctgATATGCCATGTGTATAGGCTTTTTGTTTCAGGAATTCTCTTACTGTCTGTTagcctctttcatttttttttttttaataataagtCAAATAAAAATAGATCATTATAAGAGAAAGTCAAAACATTCGTTAATCTTACCATTCCCCTTCTCAACACCTGCAAAACAAAGGAACTAGGACAAATATATATCACAATTAATTGTGAATGCCTATACATTAAGGTGGGCTTTAAATTAAGTGTGTCATCAACTCTTATGCTACAAGCATGGCCTGTAGATTTACGTAATTTTTTAGCTTGCTATAGGCACAAAATTGGCACCATCAGAGAGCAAGTCATAGTTTTGGCTTCATTACATTTTGTATGCACTTTCAACAGATGTTTgaaaccaaaaaacaccacaTTTGTCAAAAGCTTGGGCATCCAGATGCCAAGACCTTTATCCAGTATCAtccttttcaggaaaaattCTACTGCAAAGCATATTAACAAACTCATTTACCAAAGGCACACATAAATTACAAGAGACGCTATTTGAAGTTTAAAGAATTGCCTTTAGTGAAGTGCATCCATTTTAGTAAACAGAACATAGCCCTAAGGCAGAAAGTTCTGGCAGTAGATGaaataaggaaagcaaaactaGCCTCGCTGTTTGGCCTGATATGAATCTATTGAAGTCAGTGGCAGGATTCCAATTGTCTGTAGAGAGCAACCTTTATGTCATTTGTGTGTACTGATACCCTCTAATCAAAGCGTTTAGATATGCTGCTACAGCATGGATTTTTTCTTGAGAATTCTCACTCTAGGTGCACCTTCCTTGAGCAAGCTTTCCCAAAGCTAGTATTTATTGATTAGACAGATtctaaaaacttaaaaaaactGTTGAATCCAAATACCTAGCTAGCCTTAGCACTATCTTCCTCTGCAGGAGAGGTAACATGATTGCCAACAGAAATCTATGAATAACATCTCTCTTTCTGAGAGAAGATTTTTCACTCTCTGGCTTTCCTAACAGCTTGGAGGAAGATGAGAAACAGAGGCATTTACAGTGGGAAAAAagtttactattttttttccacatcctCCACAATAAtatcttcaaagctcactgtttcTTATCATACCCCAAAATGCACAGATCATTTCGCGTTTCCCACCAAAGCAGGATGAGGTGTCACCTACTGCATGTAAAACCAGTGATTCTACTTGATTGTTATTTTCAAGTCTGTGTCAACTTGAACCAAAAACAAAGTTGGActtaaaccacatttttttgctAGAGTTTCGGAACAGCTCAGCAAAAATATTGTAACTTCTGGCTAATATATGATAACATAGAAGCAGAGCTGCTATTTGCTAGGTCTTGCTAAGTTTTCTAAGTGCTGTAAAATCTGCACAGGGACTAGTTTTACCATCGGCATCAATGTGACAAGCATCTGACTAGTACTGATGAAAGTAAAGTTGCTATGAAATGTtgcaataaaattaataatttccaataagggaaatgaaaagtaatttctttctctctaaaaCTTGTAAAGGTATATTTTTCAAAGTGTCCTTACCACAGTCAGTTTAAGAATCCAACATTTTTTCTGCCTCAAAAAAAAATGCCTAATTTTCAAAGAATCTatatatggaaaaagaaatcttgatATTCAGAGCATTCAACTGTGGTGTAATACTAGATCTTAGAACTAGAATAGGTGATTGCTTCTGTTACCATCTGCCTTATTAATCTTTTATTATAAGTTCTAAACTTATTTGTAAAATTAAATCTGTGTTGAAGGTAGTAGAATTGTAGAATTAATGATGCTAAAGATCTTTCacccagctttaaaaaaaagg
The Lathamus discolor isolate bLatDis1 chromosome 6, bLatDis1.hap1, whole genome shotgun sequence DNA segment above includes these coding regions:
- the OLFML1 gene encoding olfactomedin-like protein 1 isoform X2, producing MVVLQLQFLLVPFLTSTMGAAQYMMQDAALMNYIDRRFLSLERLEKCNQDILDYVEEFRDFSKTVLSRLARLNGYKAEVKSEVENLLTRIERAQRDIDYFGSVTVSNACIEVHEDLVKQQLFEEAETKKKLKLMLNASCDHMLAGIKSLKIFKKTGDKHGSWMKDPGKKHAKIYLLNGSVNNVILEFANIMTFMESNHMLKARKVTLPFPWQGTGHIIYQGFLFYHRYGSLNEIIKFNIQKRNITDQMLLPGAGRIPAYQLSPPTKIDLAIDEQGLWAIHAEPETEGNIVITKINHITMAVEHTWDTSCNSKDAEAAFMTCNTLYVVYNIPSGGTSRIQCVYDVLGAVNTYEISVLHFPKRQGSHSTIHYNPKEKQLFAWGDGSQIIYKLHTKQKV
- the OLFML1 gene encoding olfactomedin-like protein 1 isoform X1; translated protein: MVVLQLQFLLVPFLTSTMGAAQYMMQDAALMNYIDRRFLSLEKRLEKCNQDILDYVEEFRDFSKTVLSRLARLNGYKAEVKSEVENLLTRIERAQRDIDYFGSVTVSNACIEVHEDLVKQQLFEEAETKKKLKLMLNASCDHMLAGIKSLKIFKKTGDKHGSWMKDPGKKHAKIYLLNGSVNNVILEFANIMTFMESNHMLKARKVTLPFPWQGTGHIIYQGFLFYHRYGSLNEIIKFNIQKRNITDQMLLPGAGRIPAYQLSPPTKIDLAIDEQGLWAIHAEPETEGNIVITKINHITMAVEHTWDTSCNSKDAEAAFMTCNTLYVVYNIPSGGTSRIQCVYDVLGAVNTYEISVLHFPKRQGSHSTIHYNPKEKQLFAWGDGSQIIYKLHTKQKV